One Euwallacea similis isolate ESF13 chromosome 16, ESF131.1, whole genome shotgun sequence DNA segment encodes these proteins:
- the Kua gene encoding plasmanylethanolamine desaturase 1, producing the protein MALPKRPLSCSPKVSQVLECPLVDAVATNLLAPVKTERQILENSMLEDDPNANCAVTPEPRERGPRWGPQHKGAQELANLYSQGKRIQECICVAICLTLMAVNFVFILFHLKVERLSAILVAAFFGILTADFASGFVHWAADTWGSVELPIIGRNFLRPFREHHIDPTSITRHDFIETNGDNFMVTIPFLGRMVWDFIVLSEDDVQRKFIWTSYVFLLAIFVAMTNQIHKWSHTYFGLPSWVIFLQEFHVILPRRHHRIHHVAPHETYFCITTGWLNWPLEKLRFWSALEYLIQTTTGYKPRADDLKWAEKRK; encoded by the exons ATGGCGCTCCCAAAGAGGCCCCTCAGCTGTTCCCCGAAGGTGAGTCAAGTGCTGGAGTGCCCCTTGGTGGATGCGGTAGCCACCAATCTCTTGGCCCCGGTGAAGACAGAACGGCAAATTCTGGAAAACTCAATGCTAGAAGACGACCCCAATGCCAACTGCGCTGTCACACCTGAGCCTAGGGAACGGGGTCCCAGGTGGGGTCCTCAGCACAAGGGTGCGCAAGAATTGGCCAATTTATACAGTCAAG GTAAAAGAATTCAAGAGTGCATTTGTGTCGCCATCTGCCTCACTCTCATGGCTGTGAATTTCGTGTTCATCTTGTTCCACTTGAAGGTAGAAAGACTGAGCGCCATCCTCGTGGCAGCATTTTTCGGCATTCTAACTGCTGACTTTGCTTCCGGTTTCGTGCATTGGGCTGCTGATACCTGGGGCTCAGTAGAATTGCCTATAATTGGAAGG aattttctTCGTCCATTTCGCGAACACCACATAGACCCCACCTCAATCACCCGCCACGATTTCATCGAAACCAACGGCGATAATTTCATGGTAACCATTCCTTTCCTAGGCCGCATGGTGTGGGATTTCATAGTTCTCTCAGAGGATGATGTTCAGAGGAAGTTCATCTGGACTTCTTACGTATTCTTATTGGCAATATTTGTCGCTATGACCAACCAA ATTCACAAATGGTCTCACACCTACTTCGGCTTACCCTCGTGGGTGATATTTCTTCAAGAGTTTCATGTGATTCTACCAAGACGGCATCACAGAATACATCATGTAGCACCTCACGAGACGTACTTCTGCATAACTACAGGATGGTTGAATTGGCCGTTGGAAAAGCTCCGATTTTGGAGTGCTTTGGAATACCTTATTCAAACCACCACGGGCTACAAACCACGGGCGGATGATCTCAAGTGGGCGGAAAAACGAAAGTAA